The DNA segment AAAGAAAGGGCATGTATATATGAAGTTCTCTCGGCTGATGGGGATTGTGGTGACATTGCGGAGGGAGATCTTATTTGCCTACCGTGTGATGAAGCATGTGAAGAATTTCTCGTCTGTAATAATCAAAATTGTCTTTTAATATTGAGAAGTATTTCTACTGAGTGCCAATTTTGTCCATCTGATGCTAAAATATTTCCGAATGGACTTGCATGTGAAGTTCAGGGACAGGGCGTTTTCAATGTTGAGAAGGTATTATTTTATCCGACAATCGAAGAAGCTGTTGCGGATGCAGAAGATAATAATACCTTAATCGTATTTCCAGGGGAGTATAATCCTCCTTCATTCCTTTCAATTGATAAGCCGTTGACGTTGCGAGGATTAATAGTAGATCAAACAACAGTCACTTTTCCAGATAGCCTTATTAATACGACAAGTCTTAGGATTGAAGCAGACAATGTTACAATTGAAAATCTTCATTTTATAGGTCCTACTTCTACGACTTCAGGGGATAACGCATTATTAGGAATTCCATTTAAATCGTTTGGTGTACTTTATGAAAACATTACCATCAGGGTTTCTATTATTGAAGGAGGACGTCGAAATGCATTTATTCGGGCGAAAAATTTAACCATTTCCGAAACAATGTTTATTCATACAGGAAACCGGAATTCTTTGCACATCTTTAACGCACAAGGTACAACCAATATTAGTGAAAACACATTTCAAGGTGGACCAGAAAGTCGGGCAGCTATGACTTTTGAAGATGGTGAAAGTGGATTTACAGGGACCATTACTATACAAGATAATACATCCATAAGGCATTCGCAATTTGTGTTGTTTAATTTATTTCGTTTTGATGATGTGTCTTTATTTGTGTTACGAAATATAATTGACCACCAAGATAGATCTGGCAGCTCAATCATTTTTATTCCTATCGATTTTACTGAAGCTTTACCTATTATTATTGAAGAAAATGAAATTATTAACCCAAACCCAGGTAGACTTGCAGTTTATGTTGATTTCAGAGATGCTGGTGCATCTGTTCCTTCAAACGGCCAAATACAGGTAATTAGAAATATTTTTGATATAGCTTTACCTTGGGGCTCAGTTACAGATACTGTAGATCCCAATTACCCTGTAGGTTTTAGTACAAATGCTCCAATGTCCATGTCATTAAATGCTTTTCAGTTAGTTGGAAATATAGTCATAAATCTTTAATTAGTTTAATGTACTCTATTAGTACCTCGTTCAATGCCTCAATTTGAAGTTAACAATGGGAAACAAAAGGGCAATATTAATGTGCAAATAGTCTAGATGACGGGATAAGATTATTAATATTTAATCGCTATAGTTGCACATTTTGCTCAGGTTGTTATTATGTCCTCGTTTCCTCAAAAAGATCCGATTTAGCTACATGTACCCTCTCTTAAAAATGTGAATAACCCCTTTCTATTTAGCACGTCCTAAAAGGCCGTTTTAAATTATTCTAGTTTCTACGTTTTACTAGTTGCTTCATGTCCAAGGATGTAAACATTTGAATTGCAGGCACTTATCATTCGCAGGTACCGTTTAGTATAGGATTATTTTTTTCTGCGTAAAATAGTCAGATTTACAAGTGGTTTAACAACCGGCAAAGTGTAAAATGATTTTTAATCGCTCATTATTATTCACCTCTTTCCCACTACAATAAAATTTAAATATCTAGAAAAGCAAGTTTTCTACCTAACTCCTTGATTTTTTTCTTCGTATTCTAGAATGTAAGCAAAAAAATTTTGGAGGTGAAAAATATGCAATATAAAAATTTAAATGGTGGTCAAGAGTTAATTTGTATCAATGTGGATAAGGTGTACGACTGGATTGTTAAAGAAAGGTCATTCGACGTTTCTTTAGCAGGTGCTGTCATTACATTTACACCTGCTGGTTCAGTACCTGCTGGACCTATTTTAGGTGCGACTGTTACATGTGAAGTGAACCCTAATCCGGCACTTCCGATTGAAATCCTAGCCCGTGACGATCGTCCATTTATCATTGATGGGACTCAAGTTACTCTCCAGCAGTTAAATATTCGTAAGAATTTCATTATTACACTTATCGTGACTTTAGCAGATGGAACTGTGTTGACTAGTGTACCTTCTGCAGCATTGATGATTTCCCGTTGTGAGCAAGTTACATTATGTGCGCCTGAAGGAACAGATGTTGAAATTACGTATACGGATCTAGATTGTTTCGTGTGTACGACTGGTACACTCATGGGAGGTGAGGGAGGTATAATCACATTTAGTGCTCTAACGATTTCCGTAGTTACT comes from the Paenisporosarcina antarctica genome and includes:
- a CDS encoding BMQ_0737 family morphogenetic spore coat protein, encoding MQYKNLNGGQELICINVDKVYDWIVKERSFDVSLAGAVITFTPAGSVPAGPILGATVTCEVNPNPALPIEILARDDRPFIIDGTQVTLQQLNIRKNFIITLIVTLADGTVLTSVPSAALMISRCEQVTLCAPEGTDVEITYTDLDCFVCTTGTLMGGEGGIITFSALTISVVTCQSIQSIFPVTVEFLAEFCEPRDDIQPECPAPIRPLQCPVVFPRV
- a CDS encoding BMQ_0737 family morphogenetic spore coat protein, with product MKKKQVRIRRDFTNSSSSVYECFLSETSCVELLQVGGRAEQTIFLPDGTKVLLQRVKILTTGLVTVKLMDGSSVIEPFSLTEGYFLCAPPGTTVNCEITNVRCYANVVCVDNMCNQLIISISFCQDVKSETNVNVLMNGEFCKPRLQDISGQCLPIGQSIQGQLNFIEVKSTDGEEKQTLIRNDIIIPFEETYCAKASRVYDWIQRHIVVPTISKERACIYEVLSADGDCGDIAEGDLICLPCDEACEEFLVCNNQNCLLILRSISTECQFCPSDAKIFPNGLACEVQGQGVFNVEKVLFYPTIEEAVADAEDNNTLIVFPGEYNPPSFLSIDKPLTLRGLIVDQTTVTFPDSLINTTSLRIEADNVTIENLHFIGPTSTTSGDNALLGIPFKSFGVLYENITIRVSIIEGGRRNAFIRAKNLTISETMFIHTGNRNSLHIFNAQGTTNISENTFQGGPESRAAMTFEDGESGFTGTITIQDNTSIRHSQFVLFNLFRFDDVSLFVLRNIIDHQDRSGSSIIFIPIDFTEALPIIIEENEIINPNPGRLAVYVDFRDAGASVPSNGQIQVIRNIFDIALPWGSVTDTVDPNYPVGFSTNAPMSMSLNAFQLVGNIVINL